Part of the Arthrobacter gengyunqii genome is shown below.
CTAAAACTGGGCGGGGAAGTGATCAATGCTGACGCGATGCAGTTCTACCGCGGAATGGACATCGGCACCGCGAAGATCAGTGGAGAAGAGCGCCGAGGGGTGCCGCACCACCTCCTGGACATCATGGAGGTCACCGAAGAAGCCAGCGTGTCAGCGTTCCAAGCCTCCGCGCGTGCCCTGATCACGGAAATCCAGGACCGGGGCAGGTACCCGATCCTGGTGGGCGGCTCCGGCCTTTATGTCCGCGCGGCGCTCGATGTGCTGGAATTCCCCGGCACCGATCCGGTGGTGCGCGCCGGCCTGGAACGGGAACTGGAGGAGCTGGGCCTCGAGGCCCTGCGCGCCCGGCTGCGCGAGGTGGACCCGGTCTCCGCTGACCGTCTGGGCGACGGCCGCCGGGTGGTGCGCGCCCTGGAAGTCCAGCAGCTGACCGGCCGGCCGTTCAGTTCCTTCATGCCCTCCCGCGAGTACTTTCAGCCGGCCATCCAGCTGGGCCTGAGCGTCGAGCGCCCCGTCCTGCACAGGCGGCTGGCCGCCCGCGTGGACCGGATGGTGGAACAGGGACTGCTGGAGGAAGTGCAAGCCCTGGCGGCCCGCGGGCTGCGCGAGGGGCGTACCGCCGGAAGAGCCCTGGGCTATTCGCAGTTCCTGCGGGTGCTCGACGGCGAATCAAGCGTTGCCGAAGCCGCCGAACAAACGGTGGTGGCCACCCGTCAGTTTGCCCGCCGCCAGCTGACCTGGTTCCGCGCCGACCCGCGCATCACCTGGCTGGACTGGGATGATCCCGAACTGACCGCCAAGGCTGCCGCCGCTATCCTTGAACAG
Proteins encoded:
- the miaA gene encoding tRNA (adenosine(37)-N6)-dimethylallyltransferase MiaA, whose product is MTTAQTAHPRPVIAVVGPTGSGKSDLGVSLALKLGGEVINADAMQFYRGMDIGTAKISGEERRGVPHHLLDIMEVTEEASVSAFQASARALITEIQDRGRYPILVGGSGLYVRAALDVLEFPGTDPVVRAGLERELEELGLEALRARLREVDPVSADRLGDGRRVVRALEVQQLTGRPFSSFMPSREYFQPAIQLGLSVERPVLHRRLAARVDRMVEQGLLEEVQALAARGLREGRTAGRALGYSQFLRVLDGESSVAEAAEQTVVATRQFARRQLTWFRADPRITWLDWDDPELTAKAAAAILEQ